From Coriobacteriia bacterium, the proteins below share one genomic window:
- the galU gene encoding UTP--glucose-1-phosphate uridylyltransferase GalU — translation MKAIIPAAGLGTRFLPATKSQPKEMLPVVDKPVIQYVVEEAVAAEADDILIVTGRGKRAIEDHFDRSIELEELLESTGNTDRLRQVRRISDLAEVFYVRQKKPKGLGHAVLCGAPFTDDEPFYVLLGDMLVPCNCVLPRLLEVHRRTGASVIAVMPVPDDMVSRYGVIEGHEVGDDAWRVTGLVEKPPVNEAPSNLAIFGRYLLTPRVMQLLPEVRPGRGDEIQLTDALVKLLEVEELYAVVVDPAEGFDTGNVLSWLEANVALALNSPEYGPELRGRLDGLLGR, via the coding sequence ATGAAGGCCATCATCCCTGCAGCAGGTCTGGGCACCCGCTTCCTGCCCGCGACGAAGTCGCAGCCCAAAGAGATGCTTCCCGTCGTCGACAAGCCGGTCATCCAGTACGTCGTCGAGGAGGCGGTAGCGGCTGAGGCCGATGACATCCTCATCGTGACGGGGCGCGGCAAACGCGCCATCGAGGATCACTTCGACCGCTCCATCGAACTCGAGGAGCTGCTGGAGTCCACCGGCAACACCGATCGTCTTCGGCAGGTACGCCGCATCTCCGACCTCGCCGAGGTCTTCTACGTGCGGCAGAAGAAGCCCAAGGGCCTCGGTCACGCGGTGCTGTGCGGTGCGCCCTTCACCGATGACGAGCCCTTCTACGTGCTCCTGGGCGACATGCTCGTGCCCTGCAACTGCGTGCTGCCTCGGCTGCTCGAGGTCCATCGGCGTACGGGCGCGAGTGTCATCGCCGTCATGCCGGTGCCCGATGACATGGTCAGCAGGTATGGCGTCATCGAGGGGCACGAAGTCGGCGACGACGCATGGCGCGTCACCGGCCTGGTCGAGAAGCCGCCCGTCAACGAAGCACCGAGCAACCTCGCCATCTTCGGGCGCTACCTGCTCACCCCGCGCGTGATGCAGCTGCTGCCGGAGGTTCGGCCCGGACGCGGCGATGAGATCCAGCTCACCGATGCGCTGGTCAAGCTGCTCGAGGTCGAAGAGCTCTACGCCGTGGTCGTCGATCCGGCCGAGGGCTTCGACACCGGAAACGTGCTGTCCTGGCTGGAGGCCAACGTCGCGCTGGCACTGAACTCCCCCGAGTACGGTCCTGAGCTGCGCGGACGCCTTGACGGGCTGCTCGGCAGGTAG